Genomic window (Nitrospiria bacterium):
TGCACCCTTGGAAGTTCCTTCACACTCATCTTCAGCATGTCCTCTCTGGCCATTCTGCCCTCCTTCCATGTCAGGGCATTCTATCAGCCAATAGGACATTTCTATTTTGGGCAAATAGGACATTATCATTTTGGGATTACATTGATAGGAAATGAGCACTTAAGGGTAAAAAAGGGAAGAAAATGTTTTATCCTGAATGGTTTTACTTTGATGAGGTTCGGGGTTTGTTGACAATAGGCGAAGTTTCTCGATATAATTTAAGTTCATGAGGAAAAAATGAGGGAGAAATTTAAGAATTTTCATCTGTTTTTGTTTTTCATTTTCTTCATCCTATCTCCGGCCTCAGTTTGGAGTGAAAAGGAAAAGATCCATGAAATCCTTGTTTTAAAAGATACATACCGATTCTCCCCTGAAGTGGTCCATATTTCCATCGGGGATACTATAAAATGGGTGAATCATGATAT
Coding sequences:
- a CDS encoding cupredoxin domain-containing protein; this translates as MREKFKNFHLFLFFIFFILSPASVWSEKEKIHEILVLKDTYRFSPEVVHISIGDTIKWVNHDIRMHQFASVPGSGPTGELEFICDEVEPDNTCQHTFTTSGEFPYFCFIHKQMLGLVIVGN